In the genome of Ralstonia pickettii DTP0602, one region contains:
- a CDS encoding multidrug transporter, whose product MDALLLAIYALAVWLVFFKFKWLPWNTTSMVVVVTIPVVALTLLVLTLNVVAPSSHDVRVVGKVLQVVPQVRGRIVELPAEGNRHYSKGDVLLRIDPTPYQASVKQLEGRLMADDAGLAEAQAAARQLSESVRGAAGKVATVQAKLSLARQRLKEHEALLAAGAGSKFDREDALARQHELEGELVSAQAVEDEARQKLSARSQGEFAAIATARAKRAETEVMLDNARWELGQTEYRAPADGKVVNLQVRVGTMLVPFPFSPAFSFVEDEQEVVAFYKQNELYNVKAGDVAEIYLPTHPGEIIKAKVDSIVWAQSQGQFAQGGMIPNTGATEAVPNRFAVKLDLRDESKGQMLPVGAVGAGAIYTTHMKMFHIVRMVFLRVSSKLNYLVFKLH is encoded by the coding sequence ATGGATGCGCTGCTGCTTGCAATCTACGCGCTGGCCGTCTGGCTGGTCTTCTTCAAGTTCAAATGGCTACCATGGAACACGACTTCCATGGTCGTTGTGGTCACGATTCCGGTGGTCGCCCTGACGCTGCTGGTCCTGACGCTGAACGTGGTGGCGCCTTCGTCCCATGATGTCAGGGTGGTTGGCAAGGTCCTCCAGGTGGTGCCGCAAGTGCGGGGGCGTATTGTCGAGCTTCCGGCCGAGGGTAACCGGCACTACAGCAAGGGCGATGTCCTGCTGCGCATCGACCCGACGCCGTATCAGGCCTCAGTCAAACAACTCGAGGGCAGGTTGATGGCGGACGATGCCGGGTTGGCTGAAGCGCAGGCAGCGGCGCGCCAACTCAGCGAATCCGTGCGCGGTGCGGCCGGCAAGGTTGCCACGGTGCAAGCCAAGCTGTCGCTCGCCCGCCAGCGCCTCAAGGAACATGAGGCCCTGCTTGCAGCAGGGGCCGGTTCGAAGTTCGACCGGGAAGATGCCCTGGCCCGGCAGCACGAGCTGGAAGGCGAACTGGTCAGTGCGCAAGCTGTCGAGGACGAGGCGCGGCAGAAGCTGTCGGCCAGGAGCCAGGGGGAATTCGCCGCCATCGCCACGGCGCGTGCCAAGCGTGCGGAAACTGAAGTCATGCTCGACAACGCCCGATGGGAACTTGGCCAAACCGAGTACCGGGCGCCCGCAGACGGCAAGGTCGTGAACCTACAGGTGCGCGTGGGCACGATGCTGGTCCCGTTTCCCTTCTCACCGGCATTCAGCTTCGTGGAGGATGAGCAGGAGGTGGTCGCCTTCTACAAGCAGAACGAGCTTTACAACGTCAAGGCGGGGGACGTTGCCGAGATCTACCTGCCGACGCATCCAGGTGAAATCATCAAGGCAAAGGTGGATTCGATCGTCTGGGCACAATCGCAAGGCCAGTTCGCGCAGGGCGGAATGATCCCGAACACTGGTGCCACGGAAGCAGTGCCGAACCGATTCGCGGTCAAGCTGGACCTGCGCGACGAATCGAAGGGCCAGATGCTTCCGGTCGGGGCAGTCGGCGCGGGTGCCATCTACACCACGCACATGAAGATGTTCCATATCGTTCGGATGGTCTTCCTGCGCGTCAGTTCCAAGCTGAACTATCTGGTATTCAAGCTCCACTAA
- a CDS encoding transposase (K07493: K07493; putative transposase), with the protein MSKDKGKEAVGLSEIGLGLEELIRRGARRVIQEAIEVELAELLEQFSNVKTLSGQRAVVRNGYLPEREVLTGAGPIAVKVPKVRDRSGSGVKFNSAIVPPYVRKSPRVSAALPWLYLKGVSTGDMSEALSVLLGEDAKGLSANVVSRLKAQWADEHASWNQRDLSAARHVYWWVDGIHTGLRSEGSDGQCLLVIIGVTPDGRKERVAIGDGYRESKASWVEVLLDLKSRGLQAGPLAAVGDGAMGFWAALEEVFPATRAQRCWFHKMGNVLNALPKSQHGRAKADLQAIWMAATRADAYAAFDRFATIYGAKYPKATGVLTKDRDSLLTFYDFPAEHWQHIRTTNAIESTFATVRHRTTRTRNCVSRATFLGLAFKLIEEAEKTWRRIKGAEHIELLLKGVPFKDGAPAQDNPPVQQKLAA; encoded by the coding sequence ATGAGCAAGGATAAAGGGAAAGAAGCAGTCGGTCTATCGGAAATCGGGCTTGGGCTCGAGGAGCTGATCAGGCGCGGGGCTCGGCGGGTCATCCAGGAGGCGATTGAAGTGGAGCTGGCAGAGCTGCTTGAGCAGTTCAGTAATGTCAAGACGTTGAGCGGGCAGCGCGCCGTGGTTCGCAATGGCTACCTCCCGGAGCGCGAGGTGCTGACGGGGGCCGGCCCGATTGCCGTGAAGGTGCCCAAGGTGCGCGATCGGTCCGGGTCTGGCGTGAAGTTCAACTCGGCGATCGTGCCGCCGTATGTGAGGAAGTCGCCGCGGGTGAGTGCAGCGCTGCCCTGGCTGTATCTGAAGGGAGTATCGACAGGCGACATGAGCGAGGCGTTGTCGGTGCTGCTTGGTGAGGATGCCAAAGGGCTATCGGCCAACGTGGTGAGCCGATTGAAGGCGCAGTGGGCAGACGAGCATGCGAGCTGGAATCAGCGTGATCTGTCGGCGGCGCGCCATGTGTATTGGTGGGTGGACGGCATCCACACGGGTCTGCGTAGCGAGGGATCGGACGGGCAATGCCTGCTGGTCATCATCGGCGTTACGCCAGACGGCAGGAAGGAGCGCGTGGCGATCGGTGACGGCTATCGGGAATCGAAGGCATCGTGGGTGGAAGTACTGTTGGACCTGAAATCCCGCGGCCTGCAGGCTGGCCCGCTGGCGGCGGTCGGCGATGGCGCCATGGGATTCTGGGCTGCCCTGGAGGAGGTGTTCCCGGCCACGCGCGCCCAGCGTTGCTGGTTCCACAAGATGGGCAATGTCCTGAACGCCTTGCCCAAGTCCCAGCACGGCCGCGCCAAGGCAGATCTGCAGGCGATTTGGATGGCGGCCACCAGGGCAGATGCCTATGCTGCCTTCGATCGCTTTGCGACGATCTACGGCGCCAAGTACCCCAAGGCCACCGGCGTGCTCACCAAGGACCGAGACAGCCTGCTGACCTTCTACGACTTCCCGGCCGAGCACTGGCAGCACATCCGCACGACCAACGCGATTGAGTCGACCTTCGCGACCGTGCGTCACCGCACGACGCGCACGCGCAATTGCGTGTCACGAGCGACTTTCCTTGGCCTGGCCTTCAAGCTGATCGAGGAAGCCGAGAAAACATGGCGCCGCATCAAAGGTGCCGAACACATCGAACTGCTCTTGAAGGGCGTCCCCTTCAAGGACGGTGCCCCGGCGCAAGACAATCCGCCGGTTCAGCAGAAACTCGCCGCCTGA